Proteins from a single region of Abyssalbus ytuae:
- a CDS encoding bifunctional 4-hydroxy-2-oxoglutarate aldolase/2-dehydro-3-deoxy-phosphogluconate aldolase, producing the protein MRFSRIEVVLQMEATGLVPLFYHSRPEVAQRVVKACYDGGARLLEFTHRGLFAHEVFNELSKYCIEHCPGMILGVGSVSDAGTASHYMNMGACFVVTPAFREDIARVCNRRKVLWSPGCGSLTEINRAEELGCEVVKLFPGEVYGPEFIKSVKAPQPWTKIMPTGGVDTTEENLKGWFGAGATCVGMGSRLVTKDIVENRQYGLLEEKVREVLEIIKKIKK; encoded by the coding sequence ATGAGATTTTCACGTATAGAAGTAGTATTACAAATGGAGGCCACGGGGTTGGTTCCCTTGTTTTACCATTCCCGCCCTGAGGTGGCGCAAAGAGTGGTAAAGGCATGTTATGATGGAGGAGCCCGGTTGCTGGAGTTTACCCACCGTGGGCTGTTTGCCCATGAAGTGTTTAATGAGCTGAGCAAGTACTGTATAGAACATTGCCCTGGTATGATACTGGGGGTAGGCTCTGTAAGCGATGCAGGTACGGCCTCCCATTATATGAACATGGGTGCATGTTTTGTGGTTACCCCAGCCTTTAGGGAAGACATAGCCCGTGTATGCAACCGCCGTAAAGTATTGTGGTCTCCCGGATGCGGATCATTAACGGAGATCAACAGGGCGGAAGAACTGGGATGTGAAGTAGTAAAGCTGTTTCCCGGGGAGGTTTATGGCCCGGAGTTTATAAAGTCGGTAAAGGCACCCCAGCCGTGGACAAAGATCATGCCTACCGGTGGAGTGGACACTACGGAGGAGAACCTGAAAGGATGGTTTGGAGCCGGGGCTACCTGTGTAGGAATGGGCTCGAGGCTCGTTACCAAAGACATAGTAGAAAACCGGCAGTATGGCTTACTGGAGGAAAAAGTAAGAGAAGTACTGGAAATTATAAAGAAGATTAAAAAATAA
- a CDS encoding leucine-rich repeat domain-containing protein — MKTKKYFYVLLLIAGGVWMASCSKDDDNTPLKSDAKQITSFIFKAPDNEALGDDVIAEINEGNKTITATVLFGTDVTALVPDITISEKATISPEGVQDFSGEVIYTITAEDGTKATYKVTAKMDEPSAEKQIISFIFRKNDNETVLDEDLIAEIDHDNHTIIANVRYGTNLIASMVPEIEISEGASVNTPTDADFSKPVTFIVTAQDQTQATYTFSFNFIATTQREVLIAIYLNNPENTLNWDITSEDISDWTGVNEVDDQGNITSLTISDKNLETIPPEIGQLTNLKSLSLSNNQLTFAGMPTEIGKLESLESLDLSANQLENIPAEILQLKSLNYLILSNNQLKDLPKENGQPTQSLKRLNLTANQLNSIPEVIGDIKSLEFLILSNNQLTSISESIGQLTNLKELRCFSNQISSISPAIGQLTSLERLSFRRNQLTSVPVELGLLSNLIELSLDENLLASIPQEVCDLEDNGTYLFKDSDVVCGDITDD; from the coding sequence ATGAAAACGAAAAAGTATTTTTATGTTTTACTATTAATTGCCGGGGGTGTTTGGATGGCCTCCTGTAGCAAAGACGACGACAACACACCCCTAAAAAGTGATGCCAAGCAAATAACCAGCTTTATTTTTAAGGCACCAGATAATGAAGCTTTGGGTGATGATGTAATAGCAGAAATAAATGAGGGGAATAAAACAATTACAGCAACCGTGCTCTTTGGTACTGATGTAACTGCCCTGGTACCGGATATTACCATTTCTGAAAAGGCTACCATATCACCCGAAGGAGTACAGGATTTTTCCGGTGAAGTTATTTATACCATTACTGCTGAAGATGGCACTAAAGCAACTTATAAGGTAACAGCAAAGATGGACGAACCGAGTGCAGAGAAACAAATTATCAGTTTTATTTTTAGAAAAAATGATAATGAAACGGTGTTAGATGAGGACTTAATTGCCGAAATTGATCATGACAACCACACCATTATTGCTAATGTACGCTATGGTACTAATCTTATTGCTTCTATGGTTCCTGAAATAGAAATTTCAGAAGGGGCTTCTGTTAATACCCCCACGGATGCTGATTTTTCTAAACCGGTTACCTTTATTGTTACAGCACAAGATCAAACACAGGCAACTTATACTTTTTCATTTAATTTTATTGCCACCACCCAAAGGGAAGTGTTGATAGCAATTTATTTAAATAACCCGGAGAATACCCTGAATTGGGATATTACCAGTGAGGATATTAGCGACTGGACCGGGGTGAATGAAGTAGATGATCAAGGAAATATCACATCATTAACAATAAGTGATAAAAATTTAGAAACTATCCCCCCAGAAATCGGGCAACTCACAAATTTAAAATCCTTATCTTTAAGTAACAACCAGCTAACTTTTGCGGGCATGCCTACAGAAATAGGCAAACTCGAAAGTTTAGAGAGTTTAGATTTATCAGCGAACCAACTGGAAAATATCCCTGCTGAAATCTTGCAACTCAAAAGCCTGAATTATTTAATTTTATCAAACAATCAACTAAAAGATCTTCCTAAGGAGAACGGCCAGCCCACTCAAAGTTTAAAGAGGTTAAATCTAACCGCTAACCAACTAAATTCTATACCTGAAGTAATTGGGGATATCAAGAGCCTTGAATTCTTAATTTTATCAAACAATCAACTTACCAGTATTTCCGAATCAATCGGGCAGTTAACCAATTTAAAAGAATTGCGTTGCTTCAGTAATCAAATAAGTAGTATTTCTCCAGCAATCGGGCAGCTAACCAGCTTAGAAAGATTATCTTTCCGTCGCAACCAGCTAACCAGCGTACCGGTAGAACTCGGGCTACTTAGCAACTTAATAGAATTATCACTCGATGAAAACCTACTAGCCAGCATCCCCCAGGAGGTATGTGATTTAGAAGACAATGGTACTTATCTTTTTAAAGATTCAGATGTTGTATGTGGGGACATCACGGATGATTAG
- a CDS encoding beta-N-acetylhexosaminidase — MNTLKNKFAFALLVLFIFVTNAQVNIIPCPENIEIGQGSYILNNQTTIISGPSTQNEARYLASVLTKAFNKKPAVKPKGKKGIFLNINPGLEKELGKEGYLFKSEKKKILIEGATSTGLFYGIQTLRQLLPADFEFMKDPDKNVAVPVVKITDKPRFPWRAFMLDESRHFKGAEVVKKLLDQMALLKMNVFHWHLTDDQGWRIEIKKYPDLTKTGAYRKDTQSSWRNPERYGEPHGGFYTQEQIREIINYAGKRHIKIIPEIEMPGHATAAIASYPWLGILGTTNEVSVVFGKMEDSFNVANPKVYEFLTDVLTEVFELFPENIVHIGGDEVMFDAWKNSQSIQDKINKEGLASPADLQIFFTNQISNFMEAHGHRMMGWNEILGANVHEWHDDSEVQVKQQLAPSAIIHFWKGDTELIKKAVASGHDVVNSLHSMTYLDYNYKKLPLSRAYSFDPVPEGLDEKYNHKILGLGCQMWSEWIPEVSQMENQVFPRIAAYAEVGWTSKSNKNYDKFTQSLDQLKKRWKLSGIKYHEQSN; from the coding sequence ATGAATACACTAAAGAATAAATTTGCATTTGCTTTGTTGGTGCTTTTTATTTTTGTTACCAATGCCCAGGTTAATATCATACCATGCCCGGAAAATATAGAAATAGGGCAGGGATCCTATATCTTGAATAATCAAACCACTATCATATCAGGTCCATCTACTCAAAACGAGGCCCGATACCTTGCTTCCGTTCTAACAAAAGCTTTTAATAAAAAACCTGCTGTTAAGCCAAAAGGGAAAAAAGGGATCTTTTTAAACATAAACCCCGGTTTGGAAAAGGAATTGGGAAAAGAAGGATACCTATTTAAATCGGAAAAGAAAAAAATTTTAATTGAAGGAGCTACCAGTACCGGTTTGTTTTATGGCATTCAAACTTTGAGGCAATTATTGCCGGCCGATTTTGAATTCATGAAAGACCCTGATAAAAATGTGGCTGTTCCTGTTGTGAAAATCACCGACAAACCACGTTTTCCATGGAGGGCTTTTATGCTTGATGAATCCCGTCATTTTAAAGGAGCTGAGGTCGTAAAAAAATTACTGGATCAAATGGCCCTTCTTAAAATGAATGTTTTTCACTGGCATTTAACCGATGACCAGGGGTGGAGGATAGAAATAAAAAAATATCCGGATCTTACCAAAACAGGAGCATACCGCAAAGATACCCAATCAAGCTGGAGAAATCCCGAACGCTATGGTGAACCCCACGGAGGATTTTATACACAGGAACAAATCAGGGAAATTATAAATTACGCCGGGAAGAGACATATCAAAATTATTCCGGAAATTGAAATGCCCGGGCATGCTACGGCAGCTATTGCATCATACCCATGGCTGGGAATATTGGGCACAACCAATGAAGTATCAGTGGTTTTTGGTAAAATGGAAGATTCTTTTAACGTGGCAAACCCAAAAGTATATGAGTTCCTTACAGATGTGTTAACCGAAGTATTTGAACTTTTTCCTGAAAATATTGTTCATATTGGCGGAGATGAAGTTATGTTCGATGCATGGAAGAACTCCCAAAGTATTCAGGATAAAATAAATAAAGAAGGGTTGGCTTCCCCTGCCGACTTACAGATATTTTTCACCAACCAGATATCTAATTTTATGGAAGCTCACGGGCACCGTATGATGGGTTGGAATGAAATTCTGGGAGCCAATGTACATGAATGGCATGACGATTCCGAAGTACAGGTAAAACAACAACTCGCCCCGTCAGCCATTATACACTTCTGGAAAGGTGATACTGAACTTATTAAAAAAGCTGTTGCCAGCGGACATGATGTGGTTAATTCTTTGCATTCCATGACCTACCTGGATTATAATTATAAAAAGCTGCCTCTCTCCAGGGCATACTCATTTGATCCTGTACCTGAAGGATTAGATGAAAAATATAACCATAAAATCCTTGGGTTAGGATGCCAGATGTGGAGTGAGTGGATACCAGAGGTAAGCCAAATGGAAAACCAGGTTTTTCCACGAATAGCTGCATATGCCGAAGTAGGCTGGACATCAAAATCAAATAAAAATTACGATAAGTTTACCCAATCACTTGATCAACTTAAAAAGCGATGGAAATTATCAGGAATAAAATATCATGAGCAATCTAATTAG
- a CDS encoding N-acetylglucosamine-6-phosphate deacetylase, with translation MRNMVLKALDYRTNQPVCMEIKNGFISSVTACQQKINSGLYIAPGLVDLQINGYQGIDFNKRGTNIYDIKKITQILFEKGITSYYPTVISNSDKATESLLTIIALACETFPEINACIGGIHLEGPFISPEDGPRGAHGKQFIKAPDWELFSRWQEAAGGRIRIVTLSPEWPESYNFIKRCVNSGITVSIGHTAASPEQIKRAIKAGATMSTHLGNASHAMLPRHLNYIWEQLASENLWSTIIADGFHLPDSVLKVFIKTKPDKSILVSDATSFAGLPAGSYSGHIGGDVELDATGRLFMKYNPNLLAGSAQSLLWCVNQLLQKNILPLPEAWDMASVKPTESLYGSVTNSLQAGNPADIVIFKKNKNNIEIIKTIKSGEVVFSGLDKN, from the coding sequence ATGAGAAATATGGTCTTAAAAGCTTTAGACTATAGGACAAATCAACCTGTTTGTATGGAGATAAAAAATGGTTTTATATCTTCTGTAACAGCATGTCAGCAAAAAATAAACTCCGGTCTTTATATTGCACCGGGGCTGGTAGATCTGCAAATCAACGGTTACCAGGGAATTGATTTTAACAAACGGGGAACAAATATTTATGATATTAAAAAAATAACTCAAATACTTTTTGAAAAAGGTATTACAAGTTACTATCCTACTGTTATTAGCAATAGTGACAAAGCAACAGAATCTTTATTAACCATCATTGCATTGGCTTGTGAAACTTTTCCCGAAATAAATGCCTGTATTGGAGGTATCCATCTGGAAGGGCCTTTTATATCACCCGAAGATGGACCCCGGGGCGCACATGGCAAACAATTTATAAAAGCACCTGATTGGGAATTGTTTTCCCGTTGGCAGGAAGCCGCCGGCGGAAGAATACGAATTGTGACTTTATCACCTGAATGGCCCGAATCGTATAACTTTATTAAACGCTGTGTAAATTCAGGCATTACAGTTTCCATAGGGCATACTGCGGCAAGTCCCGAACAAATTAAAAGAGCAATTAAAGCCGGAGCTACCATGTCAACACATTTGGGAAACGCCTCTCATGCAATGTTGCCCCGTCACCTTAATTATATATGGGAACAATTAGCCTCAGAAAATTTATGGTCAACAATCATTGCCGATGGATTTCATTTACCCGATTCGGTGTTAAAAGTGTTTATAAAAACCAAACCGGATAAAAGTATCCTTGTTAGTGATGCTACATCTTTTGCCGGCTTGCCGGCAGGGTCTTATTCAGGGCATATAGGAGGCGATGTTGAGCTGGATGCAACAGGAAGACTGTTTATGAAGTACAACCCCAACCTGTTGGCCGGTTCTGCCCAATCATTACTATGGTGTGTAAACCAATTGCTTCAAAAAAATATTTTACCACTTCCCGAGGCCTGGGATATGGCATCGGTAAAACCTACCGAATCGTTATACGGAAGCGTCACAAATAGTTTACAGGCCGGGAATCCGGCTGACATTGTGATTTTTAAAAAGAATAAAAATAATATCGAGATAATAAAAACCATCAAATCAGGAGAAGTAGTTTTTTCAGGTTTAGATAAAAATTAA
- a CDS encoding sugar kinase translates to MKKIVCFGEIMLRLAPKGHLRFSQATEFEVIYGGGESNVAVSLSNYGLPVEFVTRLPQNDIGHCALMEMRKRGVGTNHIVYGGERLGIYFLETGAVSRGSKVVYDRAHSAMSAIEKGMINWEEVFKDAHWFHWTGITPAISQGAADACLEAVETASRMGLTISTDLNYRAKLWKYGKEPEAVMTRLVSYCDIILGNEEDAQKHFGIHPEGLNVHTQGHDVTAEAFLSVCKQMMKKFPRAKKVITTLRGSISASHNTWAGVMYDGEQMYKSPTYQITHIVDRVGGGDSFMGGLIYGLNTYADNQQALNFAVAASCLKHTIYGDANQVTVEEVEKLMGGDASGRVAR, encoded by the coding sequence ATGAAAAAAATAGTATGTTTCGGCGAGATCATGCTACGTTTAGCCCCTAAGGGCCATTTGCGTTTTTCACAGGCCACGGAGTTTGAAGTAATCTACGGCGGCGGGGAGTCCAATGTAGCGGTATCCCTGTCCAACTACGGATTACCGGTAGAATTTGTTACCCGTCTCCCCCAGAACGATATAGGCCACTGTGCCCTTATGGAAATGCGCAAGCGAGGCGTGGGCACCAACCATATAGTATACGGGGGCGAGCGTTTGGGCATTTACTTTCTGGAAACCGGGGCGGTAAGCCGTGGGAGTAAAGTAGTGTACGACCGTGCCCACTCGGCCATGTCTGCCATAGAAAAAGGGATGATTAACTGGGAAGAAGTATTTAAAGACGCCCACTGGTTTCACTGGACGGGCATCACCCCGGCCATATCGCAGGGAGCTGCCGATGCCTGCCTGGAAGCGGTGGAGACAGCCAGCAGGATGGGCCTTACCATCTCTACAGACCTGAACTACCGTGCCAAGTTGTGGAAGTATGGCAAAGAACCGGAAGCGGTCATGACCCGTTTAGTCTCCTATTGCGACATCATCCTGGGTAATGAAGAAGATGCACAAAAACACTTTGGCATCCACCCTGAGGGGTTGAACGTCCACACCCAGGGACATGATGTAACGGCCGAGGCGTTTTTATCGGTATGTAAACAAATGATGAAAAAGTTTCCGCGGGCCAAAAAAGTAATCACCACCCTTCGTGGTTCCATCAGTGCCTCACACAATACCTGGGCAGGGGTGATGTATGACGGGGAGCAAATGTACAAATCGCCTACCTACCAGATTACGCATATAGTAGACAGGGTAGGCGGGGGTGACAGCTTTATGGGCGGACTTATCTATGGATTAAACACCTATGCGGACAACCAGCAGGCGCTTAACTTTGCCGTGGCAGCCTCGTGTTTAAAACATACCATATATGGCGATGCGAACCAGGTAACGGTAGAAGAGGTAGAAAAACTAATGGGGGGAGATGCCTCTGGGCGGGTGGCAAGATAA
- a CDS encoding LacI family DNA-binding transcriptional regulator has translation MKSSRITLKDLAKDLNLSPSTISRALGNHPAISDFTKKRVQNRAEELGFRLNSIASSFRKKKTDSIGIIVPRIDIHFHSLVISGIEEYAYNNGYHVTIFQSKDLLKREKEIAKILQTKMVDGIIICLSIETKNCDHFKKFDKLGVPMVFYDRVPTDFEANKIVINDFESAYTATEHLINAGCKRIGHIAGNQTTDIFKARLEGYKAALKKHKLPIDSSLILPTNNLNYEEGVKCAQKYMELPELPDGIFCANDYTAVSIIQVFRKAEIKIPRQVAIVGFSNYPISKIIEPNLTTINDRAFQMGEASAKLLIRQIEEKNDFIESETITLKTELIIRESSAKVPVTKKVVSQK, from the coding sequence ATGAAAAGTTCCAGAATTACCTTAAAAGATTTAGCTAAAGACCTGAATTTATCTCCTTCTACAATTTCCCGGGCATTGGGTAATCATCCTGCCATTAGTGATTTTACCAAAAAGAGGGTGCAGAATCGTGCAGAAGAACTGGGATTCAGGCTCAATTCTATTGCTTCAAGTTTCAGAAAGAAAAAAACCGATTCAATTGGCATAATAGTGCCCCGTATAGATATTCACTTTCATTCCCTTGTTATAAGCGGAATTGAGGAGTATGCCTATAATAACGGTTATCATGTTACTATTTTTCAGTCTAAAGACTTGCTTAAAAGAGAAAAGGAGATTGCCAAAATACTTCAAACAAAAATGGTGGATGGAATTATTATTTGTTTGAGTATTGAAACTAAAAATTGCGATCATTTTAAAAAATTTGATAAACTGGGAGTACCAATGGTGTTTTATGACAGGGTTCCTACTGATTTTGAGGCCAATAAAATAGTAATTAATGATTTTGAATCGGCATATACTGCAACTGAACATCTTATTAATGCAGGATGTAAGAGAATTGGCCATATAGCGGGAAACCAAACAACCGATATATTTAAAGCACGTCTGGAAGGTTATAAAGCAGCCCTTAAAAAACACAAATTACCTATAGATTCTTCTTTAATATTACCTACTAATAACCTTAATTATGAAGAAGGTGTGAAGTGTGCCCAAAAGTATATGGAATTACCGGAATTACCCGACGGAATATTTTGTGCCAATGATTATACTGCTGTTAGTATTATCCAGGTTTTTAGAAAAGCTGAAATAAAAATTCCCCGGCAAGTTGCTATTGTGGGTTTTAGTAATTATCCTATATCTAAAATTATTGAACCTAATTTAACGACGATCAATGACCGTGCTTTTCAAATGGGAGAGGCTTCGGCTAAACTACTTATCCGTCAAATTGAAGAGAAAAATGATTTTATAGAGTCTGAAACAATCACCCTTAAAACCGAGTTAATTATACGGGAATCATCTGCCAAAGTACCTGTAACTAAAAAGGTTGTTTCACAAAAATAA
- a CDS encoding sodium:solute symporter family protein produces the protein MQLLDWIVLSLYFLMLLFIGLRAYFWVKSSADFYTAGGKLPWWLSGISHHVSGYSGAVFVAYAGIAYTHGFTLYIWWAFTVGVATMVAAFYIAPRWSRLRSYVGIESPTEYLILRYNLTTQQIIAWAGVIIKIFDTGGKLAAIAVLLNVFSGAPITFGILLVGGVSLIYITIGGLWADVWNDFGQFIVQLLAGITMFIMIILKIDDGIGGIFSMWEQLPPENSGFFNDPYTVGFALVMLVINFFSYSGGTWNLATRFISSSSGKTARKAAIMSSLLYFIWPLILLYPMFAAPVFLKNLSDPTLSYGIMVTEFLPAGLVGLVLASLFANTLSMTASDSNTVSAVISRDILPVIFPGIKSFSIKKSLKLARITTFCFTTITIITALNSHHFGGVFGLIVSWFAALLGPISIPMILGLIPAFKKSNSTAAITSIVGGLTVFIILKFIEQKSLALEIGAPILASLVLFVVIGFFNKKKVPLEVNKLHLNLMKSPNV, from the coding sequence ATGCAGCTACTTGATTGGATAGTTTTATCACTGTATTTTTTAATGCTATTGTTTATAGGCTTACGAGCTTACTTTTGGGTTAAAAGTTCTGCCGATTTTTATACGGCTGGTGGTAAATTACCCTGGTGGTTATCCGGAATTTCGCATCATGTCTCGGGATATAGCGGGGCAGTTTTTGTTGCATATGCCGGAATAGCCTATACCCACGGTTTCACTTTATACATTTGGTGGGCCTTTACAGTGGGGGTAGCAACAATGGTTGCCGCTTTTTACATTGCACCCCGATGGTCCCGTTTAAGATCTTATGTGGGAATAGAATCGCCTACGGAGTATTTAATTTTAAGATATAATTTGACCACCCAGCAAATTATTGCCTGGGCAGGAGTAATTATAAAAATTTTTGACACAGGAGGAAAATTAGCCGCAATTGCTGTTCTTTTAAACGTGTTCAGTGGAGCTCCCATTACTTTTGGAATTCTCCTGGTAGGGGGTGTCTCCCTTATTTATATTACCATTGGGGGGCTTTGGGCAGATGTATGGAATGACTTCGGGCAATTTATAGTACAGTTGCTGGCCGGAATTACCATGTTTATAATGATCATTTTAAAAATTGATGATGGAATCGGAGGTATTTTTTCTATGTGGGAACAATTGCCACCAGAAAATTCCGGGTTTTTTAATGACCCCTATACAGTGGGGTTTGCTTTGGTTATGTTAGTGATTAATTTTTTTAGTTATAGCGGGGGGACATGGAATCTTGCAACCAGGTTTATTTCTTCGTCTTCGGGTAAGACAGCGAGAAAAGCAGCAATTATGTCTTCCCTGCTTTACTTTATCTGGCCGTTAATACTATTATATCCTATGTTTGCGGCACCCGTATTTTTAAAAAATCTTTCCGATCCTACCTTGTCGTACGGAATAATGGTTACTGAATTTCTGCCTGCCGGATTGGTAGGATTAGTGCTGGCATCCCTTTTTGCCAATACGCTTTCAATGACAGCTTCAGATTCTAATACGGTATCAGCCGTAATAAGCCGGGACATTCTTCCGGTTATATTTCCGGGCATAAAATCATTTTCAATTAAAAAATCATTAAAACTGGCAAGGATTACTACCTTTTGTTTTACAACCATTACCATAATAACAGCTTTAAATTCACACCATTTCGGAGGGGTTTTCGGGCTTATAGTTTCATGGTTTGCGGCTTTGTTAGGGCCTATTTCCATACCTATGATTCTTGGCCTCATCCCTGCATTTAAGAAAAGTAATAGTACAGCAGCGATAACATCTATTGTTGGAGGTTTAACCGTTTTTATTATTTTAAAATTTATAGAGCAAAAATCACTTGCTCTCGAAATAGGGGCTCCTATTTTAGCTTCCCTGGTTCTTTTTGTGGTAATAGGTTTTTTTAATAAAAAGAAAGTTCCTTTGGAAGTAAATAAACTTCATTTAAATTTAATGAAAAGCCCAAATGTTTAA
- a CDS encoding LacI family DNA-binding transcriptional regulator → MEKKLTLKTLAKELNVSVSTVSKSLSGSKEISTAMKEKVQKLAKQYNYTPHPIARSLKMRRTSNICVLIPNILANFFAEVLMGIEEEASKHGYNIITIITGESYEKEAKNIHLFLNGAVDGFIVSIAKETQETQKFDHFQKAIDVGYPMVMFDRVADEIHCDKIVIDDFNITYNTTKDLIDSGCRNIIFISTINKTSVGKLRIKGYTAAIKERKKELAAPVVLEMKNFQEYKVKLSGYLDENEVDAIISADELSAVYALNIVNSKGYKIPEEISIVGFTDGILPENSTPPLTTIDQKAVKIGKTSVNTLIKRLNSEESTSYTTQVIEAELVERQSTIISKGGIKTT, encoded by the coding sequence ATGGAAAAGAAATTAACTCTTAAAACTTTGGCAAAAGAATTAAATGTATCAGTATCAACTGTGTCCAAATCCCTTTCAGGTAGTAAAGAAATAAGTACTGCAATGAAAGAGAAAGTACAAAAGCTTGCCAAACAATATAATTACACGCCCCATCCTATTGCACGAAGCCTGAAAATGAGAAGAACCAGCAATATCTGTGTTTTAATCCCGAATATTTTAGCTAATTTTTTTGCAGAAGTTTTAATGGGAATTGAAGAAGAAGCCAGTAAACATGGCTACAATATAATAACCATTATAACGGGAGAATCTTATGAAAAAGAAGCCAAGAACATTCATTTGTTTTTAAACGGTGCCGTAGATGGATTCATCGTATCTATTGCCAAAGAAACACAGGAAACGCAAAAATTTGACCACTTTCAAAAAGCCATAGATGTAGGATATCCTATGGTAATGTTCGACAGGGTAGCCGATGAAATTCATTGTGACAAAATAGTTATAGATGACTTTAATATAACTTATAATACGACAAAAGACCTTATAGATTCCGGTTGCAGGAACATCATTTTCATATCTACCATTAATAAAACCAGTGTGGGGAAATTAAGGATAAAAGGATATACTGCAGCCATAAAAGAAAGAAAGAAGGAACTAGCTGCCCCGGTGGTGTTAGAAATGAAAAACTTTCAGGAATATAAAGTAAAACTTTCTGGTTATTTAGATGAAAATGAAGTAGATGCTATAATAAGTGCCGACGAATTATCAGCCGTTTACGCTTTAAACATTGTAAACTCAAAAGGCTATAAAATACCGGAAGAAATATCAATAGTAGGCTTTACCGATGGAATACTACCCGAAAATTCCACTCCTCCTTTAACCACTATTGATCAAAAAGCTGTAAAAATCGGAAAAACATCGGTTAATACTTTAATAAAAAGATTAAACAGTGAGGAAAGCACCTCTTACACCACCCAGGTTATAGAAGCCGAACTGGTAGAAAGGCAATCCACCATAATTTCCAAAGGAGGTATCAAAACAACCTGA